A single Flavobacterium sp. 1 DNA region contains:
- a CDS encoding D-alanine--D-alanine ligase codes for MKNIAIIMGGYSSEYKISLISGNVVYQFLDKTKYNGFRVHIFKEKWVYVDEQDNEFPIDKNDFSATVNGTKITFDCVFNAIHGTPGEDGLMQAYFELIGMPQSSCEYYQASLTFNKRDMLSVLKPYGIKTATSYYLNKGDIINTAEIVKTVGLPCFVKPNKSGSSFGISKVKTEAELPIAIEVAYKEDNEIIIESFLDGTEVSVGVINYQGEIIVLPITEIVSENDFFDYEAKYEGKSQEITPARISEEMTQKVSEAAKRAYEVLKMKGFSRSEFIFVNGEPHMLEMNTIPGLTTESLIPQQAKAAGISLTDLFTNAIELAIN; via the coding sequence ATGAAAAACATTGCCATCATCATGGGCGGCTATTCCAGCGAATACAAGATCTCACTCATCAGCGGAAACGTAGTTTACCAATTCTTAGACAAAACAAAATACAACGGATTCAGAGTCCATATTTTCAAAGAAAAATGGGTTTATGTTGATGAACAAGACAATGAATTTCCAATTGACAAAAACGATTTTTCAGCAACCGTAAACGGAACCAAAATCACTTTCGACTGTGTTTTCAATGCCATTCACGGAACACCAGGCGAAGACGGATTAATGCAGGCATATTTCGAATTAATTGGGATGCCGCAATCTTCCTGCGAATATTACCAAGCATCATTAACGTTCAACAAACGTGACATGCTTTCTGTATTAAAACCGTACGGAATAAAAACCGCGACTTCTTACTATTTGAATAAAGGCGATATCATCAATACTGCCGAAATCGTAAAAACCGTTGGTTTGCCATGTTTTGTAAAACCAAATAAATCAGGTTCCAGTTTTGGAATCTCTAAAGTAAAAACAGAAGCTGAATTGCCAATCGCTATTGAAGTGGCCTATAAAGAAGATAATGAAATCATTATTGAAAGTTTCTTAGACGGAACCGAAGTTTCTGTTGGAGTCATCAACTATCAGGGAGAAATAATCGTTTTGCCTATCACCGAGATTGTTTCTGAAAATGATTTCTTTGATTACGAAGCCAAATATGAAGGAAAATCACAGGAAATAACTCCTGCCAGAATCTCCGAAGAAATGACTCAAAAAGTAAGCGAAGCTGCAAAACGTGCCTACGAAGTGCTAAAAATGAAAGGTTTCTCAAGAAGTGAATTCATCTTTGTAAACGGAGAACCGCACATGCTCGAAATGAATACCATTCCTGGATTAACAACTGAAAGCTTAATTCCGCAACAAGCAAAAGCAGCCGGAATTTCATTAACAGATTTGTTTACCAATGCGATTGAATTGGCGATTAATTAA
- a CDS encoding SDR family oxidoreductase: MSKNILITGASSGFGLIIANELHRKGYNVIGTSRNPEKYASKLPFKMIALDLDSDQSINTLPERIFNEIDQLDILINNAGFLVSGIAEETPIELGRQQLETNFWGTIKVANAVLPYFRKQKFGKIITVGSIVGLVSFPNAAYYAASKHALEGYFKSLRYELNEFNISVSMIEPAAFKTSILDNSSTTLNKIEDYNSLRSKIEKFTNNLVEQAEDPAMVAEKVLKVVQTDKPKFRNIVGKGTSVLINLQHFAYGILEKNVLKQLNKA, encoded by the coding sequence ATGAGTAAGAATATTTTAATAACAGGTGCTTCTTCTGGCTTTGGTTTAATTATCGCAAACGAGCTACACAGAAAGGGCTATAATGTAATTGGTACAAGCCGCAACCCCGAAAAGTATGCGTCAAAGTTACCCTTCAAAATGATAGCATTAGATCTTGATTCAGACCAATCAATAAACACTTTGCCTGAAAGAATTTTCAATGAAATAGATCAGTTGGATATTCTTATCAATAATGCTGGCTTTTTAGTGTCAGGTATTGCAGAAGAAACGCCAATTGAATTAGGCAGGCAACAATTGGAAACAAACTTTTGGGGAACCATCAAGGTAGCTAATGCTGTATTGCCCTATTTTAGAAAACAAAAATTCGGTAAAATAATAACTGTGGGTTCAATTGTTGGACTCGTATCCTTTCCTAATGCTGCTTATTATGCCGCTTCCAAACACGCATTGGAAGGTTATTTTAAATCATTACGTTATGAATTGAATGAGTTTAACATCAGTGTTTCTATGATTGAACCTGCTGCTTTTAAAACAAGTATTTTAGATAATTCATCAACAACTTTAAATAAAATTGAAGATTACAATTCATTAAGGAGTAAAATTGAAAAATTCACTAACAATTTAGTAGAACAAGCTGAAGACCCTGCAATGGTTGCAGAAAAAGTGCTTAAAGTAGTTCAAACAGATAAACCAAAATTTAGAAATATTGTGGGTAAAGGCACTTCTGTCTTGATTAATTTACAGCATTTTGCTTATGGAATTTTAGAAAAAAATGTTCTAAAACAATTAAACAAAGCTTAA
- a CDS encoding TMEM175 family protein, whose amino-acid sequence MNKSRIEAFSDGVMAIIITIMVLEIKAPEHSDLASLLPLIPVCLSYVLSFIYVGIYWNNHHHMFQVVKKIDGSVLWYNTALLFWLSLIPFATSWMGEQSFATVPIACYGFILLMCAISYIMLQNKIIKLEGKESVLHQAVNSDKKGKISMVCYVSAIPLAFVSPIISGILYIFVALIWIIPDRRIENQINKL is encoded by the coding sequence ATGAACAAAAGCAGAATCGAAGCCTTTAGCGATGGCGTCATGGCCATTATAATTACCATCATGGTTCTGGAAATCAAAGCGCCTGAGCATTCTGATTTAGCCAGTTTATTGCCGTTGATTCCTGTTTGTTTGAGTTATGTATTGAGTTTTATCTACGTTGGGATTTATTGGAACAACCACCATCACATGTTTCAGGTAGTAAAAAAAATAGACGGATCGGTGCTATGGTATAACACGGCATTATTATTTTGGCTGTCATTAATTCCGTTTGCGACAAGCTGGATGGGAGAACAGTCTTTTGCTACAGTTCCCATTGCCTGTTATGGTTTTATTTTATTGATGTGTGCCATTTCCTATATTATGCTTCAAAATAAAATCATTAAGCTCGAAGGCAAAGAATCCGTTTTGCACCAAGCAGTCAACAGCGATAAAAAAGGAAAAATATCAATGGTTTGCTACGTTTCAGCCATTCCGCTTGCATTTGTTTCTCCTATTATTTCGGGAATCCTTTATATTTTTGTAGCATTAATATGGATTATCCCTGACAGAAGAATTGAAAATCAAATCAATAAATTATAA
- the coaD gene encoding pantetheine-phosphate adenylyltransferase, which yields MKKAIFPGSFDPITLGHEDIINRGISLFDEIVIAIGVNAEKKYMFSLEERKRFIEETFKNEPKVKVITYEGLTIDLCQKVKADFILRGLRNPADFEFEKAIAHTNRRLSKIETVFLLTAARTSYISSSIVRDVIRNHGEYEMLVPEAVRVKLHK from the coding sequence ATGAAAAAAGCCATATTCCCGGGATCGTTTGACCCAATCACTTTGGGACATGAAGACATCATCAACAGAGGCATTTCGCTTTTTGATGAAATTGTAATTGCCATTGGGGTCAATGCCGAAAAAAAATACATGTTTAGTCTTGAAGAAAGAAAACGCTTCATAGAGGAAACATTCAAAAATGAGCCCAAAGTTAAAGTTATTACATACGAAGGACTAACCATTGATTTGTGCCAAAAAGTAAAAGCCGATTTCATTTTGAGAGGACTCCGCAACCCTGCCGATTTCGAATTTGAAAAAGCCATCGCCCATACCAACAGACGATTGTCCAAAATAGAAACTGTCTTTTTATTGACCGCTGCACGAACTTCTTATATCAGCTCCAGCATCGTGAGAGATGTTATCCGAAATCACGGTGAATATGA
- a CDS encoding zinc-ribbon domain-containing protein produces MMVLIGTNETCLLKGTIPNTECLTCKIHSTIDYSIFTKYTSLTFIPLFPVGNTVYIKCNNCSKEINFEDLDENTKIKLIDENKKTNQRRPIWLFSGIIILVCFIIFYFFSLYQTDNETKALVKAPAFGDIYNIKSSNGYYSSMRIDKVTKDSVYATQNDYRVYLQSEVEEINKTENYTNRKNNYSKKDLLKLYDNDDIFSVIRK; encoded by the coding sequence ATGATGGTATTGATTGGAACAAATGAAACTTGCTTATTAAAAGGAACTATTCCTAATACAGAATGTCTTACTTGCAAAATTCATTCAACAATAGATTATAGCATTTTTACCAAATATACCTCTTTAACATTCATACCTCTATTCCCTGTTGGAAATACAGTATATATAAAATGCAACAATTGTTCAAAAGAAATTAATTTTGAAGATTTAGATGAGAACACTAAAATAAAACTCATCGATGAAAATAAAAAAACAAATCAAAGAAGACCAATTTGGCTGTTTTCTGGTATCATTATATTAGTCTGTTTCATCATATTTTATTTTTTCAGCTTATATCAAACAGATAATGAAACAAAAGCTTTAGTGAAAGCTCCAGCTTTTGGAGATATTTATAATATAAAATCTTCAAATGGATATTATTCGTCTATGAGGATAGATAAAGTGACAAAGGACAGTGTTTATGCCACGCAAAATGATTATAGAGTATATTTACAGTCAGAAGTTGAGGAGATAAACAAAACAGAAAATTACACAAACAGAAAAAATAATTATTCAAAAAAGGATTTATTAAAACTATATGATAACGATGATATATTCTCCGTTATAAGAAAATAA
- the yaaA gene encoding peroxide stress protein YaaA, whose translation MKIVLSPAKSLNFEKELPASQYTSSSFLKESRQVHKVLKQQSPKSLSELMSISDKLADLNWKRNQDWKTPFTPENARPAVYAFDGDVYTGLDAYTIPIEKLELLQDSLRILSGLYGYLKPLDLIQPYRLEMGTKLPIGESKNLYEFWKKTITNSLNKELKKGELFINLASNEYFSAVDVKALKVPVITPEFKNYKDGNLKIISFFAKKARGLMVRYILDTNAQTLDDLKRFNYEGYQFDANLSKGNNLVFTR comes from the coding sequence ATGAAAATTGTATTATCGCCAGCCAAATCATTAAATTTCGAAAAAGAGTTACCAGCTTCTCAATATACTTCCTCTTCTTTTTTAAAAGAATCCAGACAGGTTCATAAAGTTTTAAAACAGCAGTCACCAAAATCCTTATCCGAGCTAATGTCTATTTCAGATAAATTGGCCGATTTGAACTGGAAACGCAATCAAGATTGGAAAACTCCTTTTACGCCCGAAAATGCACGCCCGGCAGTGTATGCTTTTGACGGTGATGTGTATACAGGACTTGATGCTTACACGATTCCGATTGAAAAATTAGAATTGCTTCAAGACAGTTTACGGATTCTATCGGGTTTGTACGGTTATTTGAAACCTTTGGATTTAATTCAGCCCTATCGACTCGAAATGGGAACGAAATTACCTATTGGCGAAAGCAAAAATTTATATGAGTTTTGGAAAAAGACGATTACCAATTCACTAAATAAAGAACTCAAAAAAGGTGAACTTTTTATCAATTTGGCGAGTAATGAATATTTCTCGGCTGTGGATGTGAAGGCTTTGAAAGTTCCGGTTATTACTCCAGAATTTAAGAATTATAAGGATGGAAATCTTAAGATTATCAGTTTTTTTGCCAAGAAGGCTAGAGGATTGATGGTGCGTTATATTTTGGACACCAATGCCCAAACGCTTGATGATTTAAAAAGATTTAATTATGAGGGCTATCAATTTGACGCTAATTTGTCAAAAGGGAATAACTTGGTTTTTACAAGGTAG
- a CDS encoding RluA family pseudouridine synthase codes for MNNNIEPIEDLDEELFEHYRYEVPKGQAILRIDKYLMGMIPNATRNKIQNAAAEGNIFVNDLTVKSNYKVKPLDVIQVMLTHPPFENRVDPEDIPLDIVYEDEALLLINKPPGLVVHPGHGNYTGTLVNALAFHFENLPMNSSERPGLVHRIDKDTSGLLVIAKTEAAMTHLAKQFEAKTSEREYIALVWGNVAQEAGTIEGNLARHLKDRMQMAVFADPEIGKPAITHYKVLERFGYVTLISCKLETGRTHQIRAHLKHIGHPLFNDERYGGHLILKGTTFTKYKQFIENCFKALPRQALHAKTLGFVHPNTGEMMRFDTELPQDFQDCIEKWRGYSKSHHVDDED; via the coding sequence ATGAACAATAATATTGAACCAATTGAGGATTTAGACGAAGAGTTATTTGAGCATTATCGGTATGAAGTTCCGAAAGGACAGGCGATTTTGAGGATTGACAAATATCTGATGGGTATGATTCCAAATGCCACACGAAATAAAATTCAGAATGCCGCTGCCGAAGGGAATATTTTTGTGAATGACTTGACTGTAAAGTCAAATTATAAAGTGAAACCCCTTGATGTGATTCAGGTAATGCTCACGCATCCGCCGTTTGAAAACAGGGTAGATCCAGAGGATATTCCGCTGGATATTGTTTATGAGGATGAGGCTCTTTTGCTAATTAATAAACCGCCTGGATTGGTTGTGCATCCCGGTCATGGGAATTATACTGGGACTTTGGTAAATGCATTGGCTTTTCATTTTGAGAATTTACCAATGAACAGCAGTGAACGCCCGGGTCTGGTTCATAGAATCGATAAGGATACTTCTGGATTATTGGTTATTGCCAAGACTGAAGCTGCGATGACTCATTTGGCCAAACAATTTGAAGCCAAAACATCCGAAAGAGAATATATTGCTCTAGTTTGGGGAAATGTTGCTCAAGAAGCAGGAACTATTGAAGGAAACTTAGCAAGACACTTAAAAGACCGCATGCAAATGGCCGTTTTTGCCGATCCCGAAATAGGGAAACCTGCAATTACACATTATAAAGTATTGGAGCGTTTTGGATATGTGACTTTGATTTCATGCAAACTGGAAACAGGAAGAACACACCAGATTCGTGCGCATTTGAAACATATTGGGCATCCGCTTTTTAACGATGAGCGTTATGGAGGTCACTTGATTTTGAAAGGAACTACGTTTACAAAATACAAACAGTTTATTGAGAATTGTTTCAAAGCTTTGCCACGTCAGGCTTTGCATGCTAAAACACTTGGTTTTGTGCATCCAAATACTGGAGAAATGATGCGTTTTGATACTGAACTGCCACAGGATTTTCAGGATTGTATCGAGAAATGGAGAGGATATTCAAAATCGCACCATGTTGATGATGAAGATTAG
- a CDS encoding PASTA domain-containing protein: protein MSLKKYLTSRVFFGQVAIAFAIIAVLGYLFMHWLTFTTDHGHEISVPDLRKLTEEQVEDKLDELDLDYELLDSVDFRGDYPKYSVVEQDPMPGTKVKVGRKVYIKINSSGFSSVRIPDLIEKTYREAVPTLKALGLEAGTITYVPNLGKDMVLEMRYKGRNLKVGDRVLKASKIDLVLGDGKESYQEEAVDSTAVPAEEQIPANEQ, encoded by the coding sequence ATGAGCTTAAAAAAATATCTTACGAGTCGCGTATTTTTTGGACAAGTGGCGATTGCATTTGCAATTATTGCTGTTTTAGGTTATTTATTCATGCATTGGCTGACTTTTACTACCGATCATGGGCATGAAATTTCGGTTCCCGATTTGAGAAAATTGACCGAGGAGCAAGTGGAAGATAAGCTGGATGAATTGGATTTGGATTATGAATTATTGGATAGTGTTGATTTTAGAGGCGATTACCCAAAATACAGTGTTGTAGAGCAAGATCCTATGCCAGGAACAAAGGTAAAGGTGGGCAGAAAAGTATATATTAAGATTAATTCATCTGGGTTTTCGTCTGTGCGGATTCCAGATTTGATTGAAAAAACCTATCGTGAGGCAGTGCCTACATTAAAGGCTTTAGGACTTGAAGCCGGGACTATTACTTATGTCCCTAATTTAGGAAAAGACATGGTTTTGGAAATGCGGTATAAAGGCAGAAATCTGAAAGTAGGGGACAGAGTATTGAAAGCCTCCAAGATTGATTTGGTTTTGGGCGACGGGAAAGAGAGTTATCAAGAAGAAGCAGTGGACAGTACAGCTGTTCCAGCAGAAGAACAAATACCAGCGAATGAACAATAA
- a CDS encoding NADP-dependent oxidoreductase encodes MKAIILNEAGGVDNLKFVDIAKPIIKNNEVLVKPISLSINVIDYKVRSNNGALNWILGADRPAIIGWDLSGTIVEVGDAVTDFKIGDAVFGMANFPGKGNAYAEYVAVPSTHLTLKPTNISHQEAASATLAALTAYQALVEKANVKKGDKVLIHAASGGVGHYATQIAKHFGAYVIGTSSAKNREFILQNGADEHIDYTTENFQDIVSDVDFVLDTIGSDTILKSLDITKQGGTIVSITNSNISNEELEKAKSKDINLSFLLVQSSGENMLQLSQLMEKGILKSFVSKIFPFDEMAEAHLYLEKGRTVGKIVVNI; translated from the coding sequence ATGAAAGCAATAATTTTAAATGAAGCAGGTGGTGTTGATAATCTAAAATTTGTAGATATAGCAAAGCCAATTATTAAAAATAATGAAGTTTTGGTAAAACCAATTTCATTAAGTATAAACGTAATTGATTATAAAGTAAGGTCAAATAATGGAGCATTAAATTGGATTCTTGGTGCAGATAGACCAGCAATTATAGGTTGGGATTTGTCTGGGACAATAGTTGAAGTTGGTGATGCCGTAACCGATTTCAAAATTGGTGATGCCGTTTTTGGAATGGCAAATTTCCCTGGAAAGGGAAATGCTTATGCTGAATATGTTGCAGTGCCATCTACACATTTAACTTTAAAACCCACAAATATTTCTCATCAAGAAGCTGCATCGGCTACACTTGCTGCACTTACAGCTTACCAAGCTTTGGTAGAAAAAGCTAATGTAAAAAAAGGAGACAAAGTGTTAATTCATGCAGCATCGGGTGGTGTTGGACATTATGCAACACAAATTGCCAAGCATTTTGGAGCTTATGTAATTGGTACTTCATCAGCAAAAAACAGAGAATTTATTTTGCAAAATGGGGCAGACGAACATATAGATTATACAACAGAAAATTTTCAAGACATAGTTTCAGATGTTGATTTTGTGTTAGATACCATTGGAAGTGATACTATTTTAAAATCATTAGATATAACAAAACAAGGTGGAACAATTGTTTCAATTACAAATAGCAATATTTCTAATGAAGAGCTTGAAAAAGCAAAATCAAAAGATATTAATTTATCATTTTTGCTTGTACAGTCATCAGGTGAAAACATGTTGCAACTTTCACAGTTAATGGAAAAAGGAATACTAAAATCATTCGTATCAAAAATATTTCCTTTTGATGAAATGGCTGAGGCTCATTTGTATTTAGAAAAAGGAAGAACTGTTGGAAAAATTGTTGTGAATATTTAA
- a CDS encoding ATP-binding cassette domain-containing protein, translating to MKHWDILLSNQVDKKNFIDTLLSGKIQGKLSDFNNLKGILFSDISIQKLIEEEYIHDSIEATADFHRNLRTFSSGERKKEFLKYCLKQKPDYIILDNPMDHLDIASRIELTAEIESISHSVGIIQLVNRTVDLLPFIANKAQINDNIFELNNINTIEHSLENNEYKIPIHKEIFKDGVLIKMNSVSVSYDERPIINNLSWTIKQGEFWQLIGPNGSGKSTLLSLISGDNTKGYGQDIELFGRKKGSGESIWEIKKKIGYFSTSMTDLFSKNTALEEMILSGFFDSIGLYRQPTTLQRKIVSQWLDLIEMTPLKNKIFNRLSIGQQRLALITRAVLKHPPLLILDEPLEGLDDHNVALVIQLINTIKKETNITILFVSHRMEPNLAPNSVLELHSSPMGSKGIIRSFIS from the coding sequence ATGAAACATTGGGACATTCTTTTATCCAATCAAGTTGACAAAAAAAACTTTATAGACACTTTATTATCAGGGAAAATTCAAGGAAAATTATCAGATTTCAATAATTTAAAAGGAATCTTATTTTCTGATATATCCATTCAAAAATTAATAGAAGAAGAATACATACACGACTCAATTGAAGCGACCGCTGACTTTCACCGAAACCTCCGCACCTTTTCATCGGGAGAACGAAAAAAGGAGTTTTTAAAATATTGCCTAAAGCAAAAACCTGATTATATTATTCTGGATAATCCTATGGATCATTTAGATATTGCTTCACGCATCGAATTAACTGCCGAGATTGAGTCCATCTCTCATTCGGTTGGCATTATTCAATTAGTAAACCGAACTGTTGATTTACTTCCGTTTATTGCTAATAAAGCGCAAATAAACGACAACATATTTGAACTGAATAATATAAACACAATCGAACATTCCCTTGAAAATAACGAATATAAAATACCTATTCATAAAGAGATTTTTAAAGATGGTGTTTTAATAAAAATGAATTCAGTTTCTGTTTCTTATGACGAAAGACCTATTATTAACAATCTTTCCTGGACTATTAAACAAGGAGAATTTTGGCAGCTCATAGGTCCGAATGGTTCTGGGAAAAGCACTCTTTTATCATTAATTTCGGGAGATAATACCAAGGGTTATGGCCAGGATATTGAACTCTTTGGGAGAAAAAAAGGCAGCGGTGAAAGCATTTGGGAAATCAAAAAGAAAATCGGGTATTTCTCAACATCCATGACCGACTTATTTAGCAAGAACACAGCTTTGGAAGAAATGATTCTTTCGGGTTTCTTTGATTCGATTGGATTGTACAGGCAGCCAACAACTTTACAGCGAAAAATTGTCTCTCAATGGCTTGATCTCATTGAAATGACTCCATTGAAAAATAAAATTTTCAATCGGCTTTCCATTGGTCAGCAAAGACTTGCACTGATTACCCGAGCGGTTCTCAAACATCCTCCATTATTAATTTTAGACGAACCTCTTGAAGGATTAGACGATCATAATGTTGCATTGGTAATACAGCTTATCAACACGATTAAAAAAGAGACCAACATTACCATTCTATTTGTTTCGCATCGAATGGAGCCAAATCTTGCTCCCAATTCTGTTTTAGAATTGCATTCAAGTCCGATGGGATCTAAAGGGATTATAAGGTCATTTATTTCTTAA
- a CDS encoding SPFH domain-containing protein, with protein MGPFMIALLVFGLIILFSSFFTVKQQTAVVIERFGKFLSIRNSGLQLKVPIIDRIAGRVNFRIQQLDVIIETQTKDNVFVKMKISVQFKVIPENAYEAFYKLEYPHDQITAYVFDVVRAEVPKLILDDVFARKDDIAVAVKRELNEAMMAYGYDIINTLVTDIDPDIQVKNAMNRINAAEREKTAAMFESEAQRIRIVAKAKAEAESKKLQGQGIADQRREIARGLVESVEVLNQVGINSQEASALIVITQHYDTLQAIGADTNSNLILLPNSPQAASDMLNSMVTSFTASNIIGEEMKKQKPRVKKTNNTSIDYNPSDTSNPTTETE; from the coding sequence ATGGGTCCATTTATGATTGCTCTTTTAGTCTTCGGGCTAATTATTCTTTTTTCTTCCTTTTTTACAGTAAAACAGCAGACTGCTGTTGTTATAGAACGTTTCGGCAAGTTTTTGAGTATCCGAAACTCTGGATTACAGCTCAAAGTTCCAATTATTGACAGAATTGCTGGCCGTGTGAACTTTAGAATTCAACAGCTGGATGTAATTATTGAAACACAAACTAAAGACAACGTGTTTGTGAAAATGAAAATTTCAGTGCAGTTTAAAGTCATTCCAGAAAATGCATACGAAGCATTTTATAAATTAGAATATCCTCATGATCAGATTACAGCGTATGTTTTTGACGTGGTGCGTGCCGAAGTTCCTAAACTTATTCTGGATGATGTTTTCGCAAGAAAAGATGATATTGCTGTTGCCGTAAAAAGAGAATTAAATGAGGCAATGATGGCTTATGGGTATGATATCATCAATACTTTGGTTACGGACATTGACCCAGATATTCAGGTAAAAAATGCCATGAACAGAATTAATGCGGCCGAAAGAGAAAAAACCGCAGCTATGTTTGAATCTGAAGCGCAAAGAATCAGAATTGTTGCTAAAGCAAAAGCTGAAGCCGAAAGTAAAAAACTGCAAGGTCAAGGTATTGCAGATCAACGTAGAGAAATTGCGCGCGGATTGGTAGAAAGTGTTGAAGTGTTAAACCAAGTAGGAATTAATTCGCAGGAAGCATCGGCTTTGATTGTAATTACACAGCATTATGATACTTTGCAGGCGATTGGTGCCGATACGAATTCTAATTTAATTCTGCTTCCAAATTCACCGCAAGCAGCAAGCGATATGTTAAATAGTATGGTAACCAGTTTTACTGCTTCAAACATCATTGGTGAAGAAATGAAAAAACAAAAACCACGTGTTAAAAAAACAAATAATACTTCAATAGATTATAATCCGTCGGATACTTCAAATCCAACAACTGAAACTGAGTAA
- a CDS encoding helix-turn-helix domain-containing protein has product METSKKRSECPLSCSLDVFGDKWSLLIIRDLIFYKKSTYNDFLKSAEGIATNILASRLKTLEENGIIEKSAHPDSKAKILYRLTEKGIDLLPIIMEVYIWSDKYYEMPVALKATIKEAKKDKDKFVKQVTKELKIKITEKKQHLIE; this is encoded by the coding sequence ATGGAAACAAGTAAAAAAAGGTCAGAGTGTCCATTGAGTTGCTCATTGGATGTGTTTGGCGATAAATGGTCCTTACTCATTATCAGGGATTTAATATTTTATAAAAAAAGCACATACAATGACTTTTTAAAATCGGCAGAAGGTATTGCCACCAATATTTTAGCATCAAGACTAAAGACATTGGAAGAAAACGGAATTATTGAGAAATCAGCACACCCCGACAGCAAGGCAAAAATTTTGTACAGACTGACTGAAAAAGGAATTGATTTATTGCCGATAATTATGGAAGTTTACATTTGGTCGGACAAATATTATGAAATGCCAGTCGCCCTAAAAGCGACAATCAAAGAAGCCAAAAAAGACAAAGACAAATTTGTAAAACAGGTAACGAAAGAATTAAAAATTAAAATTACCGAGAAAAAACAGCACCTAATCGAGTAG
- a CDS encoding DUF4345 family protein, whose protein sequence is MKQIINILVVLGIVPLFVLGAVNVFAPLSTFDLYGIKPLGIMTYSTFRGAIGGMLIGGGLIMLMGLITKNKTWYQSSLLLISVILTCRIISVLFDGWTNDLLPAVITELYIVVVMFFASKQIDASKK, encoded by the coding sequence ATGAAACAAATAATCAATATTTTAGTAGTGCTGGGGATTGTCCCTTTGTTTGTGCTAGGTGCAGTAAATGTATTTGCTCCTTTAAGTACTTTTGACTTATATGGTATTAAACCATTAGGGATAATGACTTATAGTACATTTAGAGGAGCCATAGGCGGTATGCTTATTGGTGGTGGTTTAATAATGCTTATGGGCTTAATCACCAAAAATAAAACTTGGTATCAATCTTCTTTATTGCTAATATCTGTAATACTCACTTGTAGAATTATTAGTGTACTATTTGACGGTTGGACAAATGATTTATTACCAGCAGTTATAACAGAATTGTATATAGTTGTTGTAATGTTTTTTGCCTCAAAACAAATAGATGCCTCTAAAAAGTAA